Proteins from a genomic interval of Euleptes europaea isolate rEulEur1 chromosome 16, rEulEur1.hap1, whole genome shotgun sequence:
- the CRLF2 gene encoding cytokine receptor-like factor 2, with product MALDIQAYTVTLLWSNLLVSRSSAQWLNDASGHPTIKYSIINLNGEQMMVSWNATQNFPDRNVTMFYRFDEHEYKQCPQYILDQGYNTGCRFRTEGEDFHIFINDTAGTEQHYSDEQGVHAFFKPNSPENVTFKWADGNVIVQCNPPQHLRCLKMEFQYKNTLDQKWKSRKGKCCKIEEHGLDPAECYSFRLRLERSDNCNKVAYFSEWGAETLWKDGSSIDSCAIDPESNTIILLTSVLAAVLAVFALLMFVCRLQRIRRSIMPVIPDPKHMYLDLFSDHEGNFQDWICKTENVLVQAKVEDEEEECVIEEREVEDTRAEKSGSPKDCSMKHSG from the exons ATGGCATTGGACATTCAAGCCTATACTGTAACCCTTCTCTGGAGCAACCTGTTGGTTTCTCGATCATCGGCACAAT GGTTGAATGATGCCAGTGGACATCCTACAATAAAATATTCAATAATAAATTTAAATGGTGAGCAGATGATGGTCTCATGGAATGCTACCCAAAATTTTCCTGACAGGAATGTGACCATGTTTTATCG GTTTGATGAACATGAGTACAAGCAATGCCCTCAATATATACTTGATCAAGGATATAATACTGGATGTCGCTTCAGGACTGAAGGGGAAGATTTTCATATTTTCATCAATGATACAGCTGGTACAGAACAGCATTACTCTGATGAACAAGGCGTCCATGCATTCT TTAAGCCCAACTCTCCTGAAAATGTCACCTTCAAATGGGCAGATGGCAACGTAATTGTACAATGCAACCCACCCCAGCATCTACGATGTCTTAAGATGGAATTTCAGTACAAAAACACATTGGACCAAAAATGGAAG TCCAGGAAAGGCAAATGCTGCAAGATTGAAGAGCACGGGCTTGATCCAGCTGAGTGTTACTCATTTCGACTCAGGCTGGAACGGTCAGACAATTGTAACAAAGTTGCTTATTTTAGTGAATGGGGAGCTGAAACACTCTGGAAGGACGGCAGTTCCATAG ATTCCTGTGCTATAGATCCAGAGTCAAACACTATAATCCTTTTGACTTCAGTATTGGCCGCAGTCTTGGCAGTATTTGCCCTCTTGATGTTTGTTTGCAGACTGCAAAG GATTAGAAGGAGCATAATGCCTGTTATACCAGACCCAAAACATATGTATTTGGACTTATTCAGTGATCATGAGGGGAACTTCCAG GACTGGATTTGCAAAACTGAAAATGTGTTGGTTCAAGCAAAGGTagaagatgaggaagaggagTGCGTCATTGAAGAGCGAGAAGTCGAGGACACCCGGGCCGAAAAAAGTGGAAGCCCGAAAGATTGTTCCATGAAACATTCAGGATAA